TCCAGTCATGGGGCCCCTGGCCTTGTGCTTACCTCCATCTCTACACGCAGCCGGGTTGGCTGTCTGGAGAGCCGGTGGATGTGTTCATTCCCCAGCCAGAAGTCCCCACGGATGCTGCCAAAGCCCTGCTTGTACTGCTTCCAGTCCTGGTAGAAGGAGACAAGGCCACTTTTTCGTCTCTGGATGATGGTCCAGCCTCCACCTGAAGTCTCCATGTCACAGAACACCTGGAGCAGAGGGGATACTCTGGTGAGGAACTTGCAGGACAGGAGGCAGGAGCAAGAGGGCAGACTTCCGAACCTGTTCCTGTCCCTGCAGAGCCAGTAGATGCGTGCACTCCCGCAGTCACACTGGCTCACTCGGGCAGTGATGCTGCCCCACTGCTGGTGAGCTGGGGCGGATGGTACACTGCTCTGGAAGAACGATCCAAATTGGGCCCAGGGGTGAGTGCACATGAAGCTTGAAGGGAAAAatccagatactttttttttttttttttttgaggcagaatttcactcttgttgcccaggctagagtgcagtggtgcaatctcggctcactgcaacctccacctcctgggttccagtgattcttctgcctcagcctccctagtagctgggaccagaggttcctgtcaccacacccaactaatttttgtatttttagtacagacgggatttcagcatgttggccaggctggtctcaaactcctgacctcaggtgattgatccacccacctcgcctcccacagtgctgggattacaggtgtgagccaccatgcctggctgaaaatcCAGATACTTTTGATGCTGCCTtcgtgttttcttttctcctccctcaaGGAATAGCTGTTCTAAGACATGGCAAGAGATTTAAACTAAGTTATGTGGTGGTTATAAGAATTATCTGATCTATGTTAGAAGGCTTGGTGTTTGATAATGATTTGAAGGGGCCAAACAGATGCCTGGGTTTGGAGTGCAGGGCATAAACTTAACTGTTTGCATAGCTCTCTGGTGTTTGGTGTGTTTGCTTGTGTTttgagttttcctttctttctttcttttttttttttttttctttaattgaaatggagtcttactctgtctcccagactgtagtgcagtggcatgatctcggctcactgcaacctctgcctcctgagttcaagcgatccccctgcgtagctgggattacagacgtccgccaccatgcctggctaatttttttgtatttttagtagagacggggtttcaccatgttggccaggctggtcttaaactcctgacctgaagtggtccgcccgcctcggcctcccatagtgctgggattacagacgtgagccactttgcccagccaaattttcctttctttaaactGTGAATGTTCCTGTTATTGCAGTCCCCTTGAGGGGGTGAAGGACAGGTATTAGGGTGTGGCCAGTGACTGTAATAACCTCACCTCCAGTTCAGGGCTGCCCAGGAAGTCATCAGGAGGAAGCTTATACACTCCAGAGATGCGGTAGTTCTTCTGGTAGAGGGAAGAGCAGTCGTAGATGGCGTCTACAAGAGAACAAACCACGGGGTGAGCATTTAGACCCGGGGCTCCATCTGAGTTGAATGTTTAGAAACTGAGCCTTTATTTCTACCCTGAGATTCCCACTGGTGTTAATTACCCATCAGTGTCTGCATTTGGGAGAGGTGGATATCAGGAGATCCAGAGGGGGTGTATTTTGGCTTCACTGGTGGTGGAGCAGAGGGTTAGGGAAGCCCTTCACCTGGATAGCATTAGTGGGACGTTCCAACAGGTGGTTTCAGGTTAActctgaaataaattattctgctATAGCTAGGCCATGAATTCTAGAAATGTGACAGTGCATGAGGGCCACGTAACAGATACTCCTGTCAGATAGATTCAGACTTCTTAGACAGCCGCCTCTATAACAAATCGGTCGTGAGTATCTCATAGAGTCTGGTTTTGTTGATGTTTCCTGGTTGGTTGTTTATGTTGTTGTTCAGAGGTGGTGGCTACTGCCACCTGAGACCATAATTAAGGGAGATagagtttattatatattttccccTTCCATCCAGCTAGAACCTCAAAACTCTCAGAAGAAGCTTTGAGGCCTTCCCCCCAGGAAGTTTTGTTAAGGAAATGAGAGCATCAGACAGGCCAGTTTTTTTACTCTAGGGCCGTGGAGCTGCTACTTTATGCAGGATTTAGGCTCTGTATTCTAAATATCAAAGAGCACTGTGGAAGAGACAGCCTTTTCTGATAGGATTCAGAGAGTGCAGCCCTTAATATCCAAGAGAAGCTTCCTGCCCGCTCTGTCTCGGGGTGCTTTTCTTGGTGACCGCTGCACTGGGACCTTAGAGAAGAGCACCAAGATGGCAGATGGGAGTTGTCCGAGGCGCTTAGGTTATCTTACAAAGCACCTTGGGAAAGGGAGGCAGAGTACATATGCCTTCCCCATCACTGTTCTTCATTTCCTCTTAGTGGTGAAAGCACCAACTTACTGCTTCCTCTAAGGGGCTACCTTCTTATAGAATATATGGGTAACCGAGCACTTGgtcatagagaagaaaaataaggaatgatgtcctgggcaagaagagcaagagGCCTGGTGGGAGAGCTGCACTTGACCCCAAGAACCTCCTTGTGGGATGGCGAGAAAACCTTCTGTTTGGATGAGCAGGAATTGGCACAGTCAGATTCCTCTGTCTGGCCTGGTTTTCCACACGTCTGGTTTCATCCCACAGACCAAATCAGTACTCACTTGTCTGGAAAATGGCCTGAGAATACCTTTCTAATCCCAAGCTGAGGGCCAGGAAGTCCATGCTTAGAAAGTGATTCGTGCGTGTTGGTTCAGGTAACAATTTTCAAGCTTGGTTTCATgttaaaactttttcttaaattgaGCTGAGGGCAACCATTGACTTAGTCAATAGAAGCTGATCATGTCTTTGTTCTTCATATAGTTTATAATGGGACCAATGGTTTTTATATCAGCAAGAAATGACATGTCTATCGGATATGCTCCTTACGACTAATATTTTCCTGATAATTTCAGAAAACCAAATTTTTAATCTCTAAACCATAAATTCATGTTGACCCACCTGAGCTGAGTTAACcagaaataaaagttgttttgcaaaagaaagattaaatttatcttatttttggcctattaaaaatctatatttcaGCATTGCATTTAAAAAGTCCTGTATTAGGAGAAATTCATTTAAGACCATGGAAAAAAGTAGACGTGTCACAATTGAGGAACCTTAAGGAGCCGTATCCTTCCTGAACACAAAGGGACTCTTCACATGGCTACGTGTCTCTACACTTAACTCTGAGGCAATGAGAAGAGTTATGTTTACAGAGAGTGGACACAAAATTTCACTAATGCTCATTCCCGGTAGATCTTAGGAATACCAGAGAACTGTTTCTGGCAAAACTTTGCTTCCAGAGGAACAGCTGTTACAGTTTGGTGCTTCCTTGGAATTTCTTGAGATATAGCCTGCAGCTATTGGTGAGGAAGTAGCAGAGCTACACCAATCAGGAAGACTTGAACCCTGCTTCTAAGACTTGCTGGGTCACTTTGGGCAAACCATGTAATGTCTCAGCACTCCAAGATGGTAGGCTGAAACATTGTGTGTATAAAAGAGACCTGTGAAGGTGTGAGGTAAACTTACACAGCATTAGCAGTCAAAGGAAATACTGCATAAGCCTTTACTAAAGGGAAAGTACACCCCCAAAAGGCGCCCCGGTAGTGGTTCTGATGACCAGGATATGTAGAAGCAGTGCTGTAGGTGGTGAGGCACTCCACGCTCCCGCAGGGGACTCGTCTCCTTACCTGCGGAGGTCTGAGTGACCGTCTGTGCCGCCTGCAGCTGCATGATGTCGATTTGGTTGTTCATCTCAGAGTACTTGCTCTCGGCATCTGTGAGCCGTGACTCCATGCGCTTGCTGTTGCTCTCCAGCTCCATCACCTGCATGACCACGCTGACCCAGTCCCTTTCCTGCTTCTTGTTCAGTTCACTCAGCAGGCTGCTGAGGTTGGCGACTTGGGCCTTGAGCTCCTTCACCTCCTCACAGCAGGTGGTCGCTTTGAGCTGTGCTGGTGTCTTGCGCTTAGAGGGCTTCTGCAGCCATGCTGGGTGGCTGACAAAGACCACGATGAAAATGCAGAGCCAGGTCACAGCTGAGAGAGGCTTTTTCAGCATCTTTTGTGGGTTTGGGTGAGGAAGGCTCTTCCTTCAGGGGAGCCTGGAGGTCTGCAAAGCTGCAGCAGGCTGACTGACCCTTACGCTTTCACTCTGAGGGCCTCGCCACtttgttgttttctctcttttccttgctcTTTGCTAGCCTTTCTCAAAGCTTGACTCTCTGACAGGGGAGCTGAATGGATAGCCTATAGCTTTCCTTCCCAAGTCCGAATGCTCCACAAGTCAGCATCTTAAATATTGTTTGCTGCCTGTACCTCCACCCCCACCATGGCCGCACCGGGCTTTAGCCCCTCCCAGCTCATCTGGGAGGGTCAGGTGCCTGTTGGGTGAAGTCAGCAGCAACTTAGGccagaggaggggaggagggagacggGGCGAGTCTTTCTTTCCTTGCCTGTGCAGTCTCTGGGCTAAGACAAGAGGACTGTGAATTTGTGTGTTTCCAGTTTCGCCTATTAGATTATGCCCCTGCCAGCCACTGGCTCAACTCTATCAGCAAGCAGGGCAGGGTCAGAGGAATTTCCCAATTCTGTTCAAAAGGTTATATAACCATGGTGTGAGCATTAAGGTAGGCAAAAGAGACGCTACTCACCCAGGGAGGCCTGTTAATGTAATCCATGCTGTTTATACGAGGATCTGGTATATTGTGACATTGTGCTGAATATGCTTTTAACTAGGCTGATTATTCCCGTCTCTGATCATCATTTAGTATTTGATAAAATCCTTACTCAACCTGGATCTAACACTCTCTCACATTTGAAATCTTCCAACTTAGAAAAGTTCTAGAAATAGAAGAATAGAGTAAATATCTTAGGAAGCCAGAAAAGAACTTTGTAGCCACATGGTTTGGACAGTTGTCTTTTTACATGCTTTTTCTCCTCCAACAAAGAGAGGGCCAGTATTAGCATCTCACACTTGACATTTTGCAAGGAGGTGTCAGAAGATAGGAAAACTCCGCAGTGCCAACTGTGGTTCTGGGATTGGTCACCCATGCTTCTGTCGGGTGTTAGGCAGGACAGAGAACAGGCCCATCCTTGGCCCGTGGCtcaaacttggaaaatatattaaaatatatagaaaaaaagaatccctATCACCTAACAAATCCATATCTACAGTCTCATTTCCCTCTTTCTATGCTGGGATGGTTTGCAATTTGAAATTATTCCTCCTCTATTTGTGTATGACTTTGTACCTAAAAAACATGAATATTGTAATTTTTCATGTACTATATATGAATGACACTGCTCTTTtgaaaacaaatgtgaaaaacatgGAATTTCAGCAAACATCCTTAAAATAAGCTTTTCACTGAGAATCTATACAAAGGTTCCCCTGTCCTTAAAACAGTAACTCTGTCTTTGGAACATACGATTGCCATTTCCATGTTATGGAGCCACTCAAGCAGTCACTTGTACTGTTGTAGTCAGCGTGGGTCCTTCCCATTTAAGCCTGATGCCTGACAGCTCTCCTCCCATGCCATAATCCCCCAGAGCTCTTTTCCAGTCAGGGCTTCTAGCTCCTCAGGAAGTAATTTCTGTTCAGGCAGCTGGAGTtactgaacaattttttttttctcggaATCAAAAAGCGGTAGAGGATCAGGTGGATCAGAGTTTGTTTTCTCACATCCCCAGCCTCCTTTGCCTGCTAAAGGGTGAGGATGTTACTGATACCCTTATAGCAACTTGGCATTTTAATCAAAAGATTCTGTTGAGAGTTGGCGCTGTCTGCCAGTCTCTGCTCTCTTTTTGCAAATGTCTAGCCAGGCTGGGCACCACAGCCTTAGCTCCATAGCATTCATTTCACTAAGGAGAATCTGGCCCCAAATGTTAGCATCCTACAAGGTCTACTAAAAAGGGGGATCTTCAAGTGGATCTCTGGCCATCAAATGACACTGAGCTTAAACCACATGCCACAGAAGTGCTTTGCACCATACAGTCATGTATAGCAGGGGTCTCTAATCCCCAGGCTGCAGACCTGTACttgtccgtggcctgttaggaacagggccacacagcaggaggtgagaggcAGGTGAGCGAGCATTACCGCCTgtgctccacctcctgtcagatcagtggcagcattagatcctcacaggagtgtgaaccctgttgtgaactgcacagctgagggatctaggttgcacgctccttgTGAGAATCTTCAGTACTGCCTGaagatctgaggtggaacagtttcaccctgaaaccatcccccattccccacccctgccctggtccatggaaaaactgtattccacgaaaccagtccctggtgccaaaaagattgaaGACCACTGATGTATAGCATCCCGTGTGACCCTGCTGCCTTGGAACTCCCATATAACAGTGTAGCAGAGAAAGCACAAAAGCACAGTGGAACTTTGTGGAGTTCCGTCCTGCTTCTGTTTATTCTTCCCAGTAGCTCACCCAAACAGGAAAGTGTTATGAATTGATTCTTATATCTGGGCAGAAAATGAATTAATCATTCTTATTTGCACCTCATGTAACAGTCCCTTTTAGGAAAGGTAGGAGTAGTTCATAAGTTTGGATCGGAAGCATCTAGCCTTTAGCATGAGTGTCTGgtctttgacatttattttctggaaacTTATTTCTAACATAAGGCAATACTtgaagacagaagacagaagCTCTTGAATTGCATAAGCTACCCAAATGTCAATACTCACCCCCCTCCAGTTTTGAGGAAAAGTAGCTAATTAAGGATATTTCTCATGCCAGAAGATTATCTGTTTTCTAAAACATCCTCAACCTTATGATGTCCTAGATTCTGAATatctaaatgaaggaaaaataagtcCTTGTTTTGAGCACAGCTAAGCCGGTAGAGAAAACCATGAAGGATGTGGAGGACTAAAATGGTATTGCCTTCTCTGAAAGAGGCTTTTAAGCCCTTTTTCTGCCTTTCAGTGAGCAGAGTGACCATAAAAATGGGAATTAACTGAGAAAATCTGGAAAACCTGGGTTGGATACTAtttagattttccttttctccattttgctGGTATTGAAAGAGGGCTAGCTTGCTGCTCCTGGAAAAGATGTTTATGAAAATTAAgcttatgttctttttttttttttcttgagacggagtcctgctctgtcgcccaggctggagtgcagtggccggatctcagctcactgcaagctctgcctcccgggtttacgccattctcctgcctcagcctcccgagcacctgcgaccacaggcgcccgccacctcgcccggctagttttttgtattNNNNNNNNNNNNNNNNNNNNNNNNNNNNNNNNNNNNNNNNNNNNNNNNNNNNNNNNNNNNNNNNNNNNNNNNNNNNNNNNNNNNNNNNNNNNNNNNNNNNctcgctctgtcgcccaggctggagtgcagtggctggatctcagctcactgcaagctccgcctcccgggttcacgccattctcccgcctcagcctcccgagtagctgggactacaggcgcccgccaccttgcctggcgagttttttgtatttttttagtggagatggggtttcaccgtgtttgccaggatggtctcgatctcctgacctcgtgatccacccgtctcggcctcccaaagtgctgggattacaggcttgagccaccgcgcccggccgtatttttttttagtagagacggggtttcaccatgttagccaggatggtctcgatctcctgacctcgtgatccgcccatctcggcctcccaaagtgctgggattacaggcttgagccaccgcgcccggcaagctTATGTTCTTAATAAATAAAGTCAGTGAGGTTGTACTCAAACTGGAGATTCTCAAAGACTTCACAGTGTTTGGGCCGCACTGCCATAGGCTGGCACCAAGGTAGTCTGAGTGTCACAGGGCAGGGGAGCACCTAGGCGTGGTCTCTCCTGTCCAGAGAGGAGCATCAGATCTCATTTGCTTGAAAATACCCCATTGGAGAGACTGCTCCCCACTCTCAGCTTGTGGAATGAATACATCTCAGAAGAAGCTGCCTTGCTGTTAGTTTTAATTGCGTACCTCGAAGGAATATTTCACTTCTTCTGAAGTCTTTAAATGAACCACAGCCTGCCATACTCTATACAACTATTGAatctctgcctttctttttctttctttctttctttttttgagatggagtcttactgtgttgtccaggctggagtgcagtggtgcagtctcggctcactgcaagctcctccttctgggttcacgccaattctcctgcctcagcctcccaagtagctgggactacaggtacctgccaccacacccagctaattttttgtatttttagtagagacggggtttc
The genomic region above belongs to Piliocolobus tephrosceles isolate RC106 chromosome 1, ASM277652v3, whole genome shotgun sequence and contains:
- the ANGPTL7 gene encoding angiopoietin-related protein 7, translated to MLKKPLSAVTWLCIFIVVFVSHPAWLQKPSKRKTPAQLKATTCCEEVKELKAQVANLSSLLSELNKKQERDWVSVVMQVMELESNSKRMESRLTDAESKYSEMNNQIDIMQLQAAQTVTQTSADAIYDCSSLYQKNYRISGVYKLPPDDFLGSPELEVFCDMETSGGGWTIIQRRKSGLVSFYQDWKQYKQGFGSIRGDFWLGNEHIHRLSRQPTRLRVEMEDWEGNLRYAEYSHFVLGNELNSYRLFLGNYTGNVGNDALQYHNNTAFSTKDKDNDNCLDKCAQLRKGGYWYNCCTDSNLNGVYYRLGEHNKHLDGITWYGWHGSTYSLKRVEMKIRPEDFKP